From Myxocyprinus asiaticus isolate MX2 ecotype Aquarium Trade chromosome 49, UBuf_Myxa_2, whole genome shotgun sequence, a single genomic window includes:
- the LOC127438458 gene encoding nicolin-1-like: MSIMSVELVSCTVKSPVALQIGDAVSDSSRPGVYITDVTLAEPVNIQEISFKNYYTAYLTVRAQRRDEGAAKWVTCLRNHCLMANPHAEAGSHDYFSIYRQQMLTEPDNVTTVRLILRQPSSEWLHFSIEEINIYPYMKEDSKRDVSAWLSTLTPVEAPLDLNGLPDPQTVSSSIQQMWALTEIMQASQTAASIGRFDVEGSYDVKLLSYT, from the exons ATGTCAATCATGAGTGTTGAACTGGTCAGCTGCACTGTGAAGTCACCCGTTGCTCTGCAGATTGGAGACGCTGTGTCCGATTCATCTCGCCCTGGCGTCTATATAACAGACGTCACCCTCGCAGAACCTGTGAAT ATTCAGGAGATTTCTTTCAAGAACTACTACACGGCATATCTGACGGTGCGTGCGCAGCGGAGAGATGAAGGAGCTGCTAAGTGGGTCACCTGTCTGAGAAATCACTGCCTGATGGCCAATCCACACGCGGAAGCTGGATCACATGACTATTTCTCCATTTACAGACAGCAG ATGTTGACTGAACCTGATAATGTGACGACAGTCAGACTCATTTTGCGTCAACCCTCCTCAGAATGGCTTCATTTCAGCATTGAGGAAATTAACATTTATCCATACATGAAAGAG GACTCCAAACGGGATGTTTCCGCATGGTTATCCACTCTAACACCTGTAGAGGCTCCTCTTGATTTGAAT GGGCTTCCAGACCCGCAGACAGTTTCCTCCAGTATTCAGCAGATGTGGGCGCTCACTGAGATCATGCAGGCGAGCCAGACTGCAGCTTCCATCGGACGCTTCGAC GTGGAAGGCTCGTATGATGTCAAATTGCTGTCTTACACATAA